The sequence TCCTTCCAGTGCAGGGGGGTTACTTCACACATGCAGCCCCTAGTACCCCACCTCAGGATGTCTGAGCCTGTGTGGGGAGATCAGGAGACAACATGGTTTCTCCTTCCAGGGCAGGAGGGGTTACTCCTGCAACCATCACCTCCTTCCCCATCATGCCCTTCTCTCCAGGAGCAGCCTGTCCCAGCCCTACAGGGGTGGGGATCCTCCTTCCAGCACAGGGATTAacccccccccagcctgtcccagcCCCACTAGGGTGAGGATCCTCCTGCCTGCATATGGGGGTTTCCCAGCCCCACAGAAGGTCAGCACAGCATCACGTCTCACATGTGTCTAaccactttcctcctccttccctttccagGTGATCACGTGGTCCAGCCCCTTAAGCTGGGCCCTGCCCAGGTACAGACCCTGCTGCTGTGGGGCCtggctgctgtggtgggctaTTGGCTGCTCTCACAGCTGCTGGGCCTGTTGCTGTCCATCCTGGGACGTGTCCtgtgggggctgaaggtggtggtcttcctgggctgcttcctgcTGATCGTCTCGGCGGCGCCCAGCCCCTCGGTGCAGGCCTTGCTGCTGCTGTGCCTGCTCACCCTGTATGCCCTGCTGGGGAGGCTGAGCGGGGCGCGCCGCGCCGGGAGCCAACTGGAGGCCAAGGTGCGCAACCTGGAGTGGCAGGTGGAGGAGCTGCGGCGCCGGCAGAGGCGGGTGTCCCCCAGGAACCTGGAGCAGGACGAGTGAGGGGCAGGAGGTGGCCCCTCCCAGCACACTATGGACTCTCACTCCACCATTCACAGCTACCCTGGTCCTCTGCACGTGCTCATGGGGGCATCTCCACCCTCGGGTActcacagcccctcccctctGTGCACACTCACAGGCCCCACCAGCCCCATGGTCCTCCTGAGGTGCCTCCCCATTGTACAAACTGACAGACACTACCCACCTCAGGGACTCGCAGGCCCCACCCCCGTGCATTAATTTACCCACACCTCTATTCCCCAGGGCACTTGCATTCtgtcccccacacccaccccacagACAAGCAAAGCCAAAAGGGAGCTCTCTGGAGTGGAGGAATGAACCAGTGGGAGGTGGTGTGATTtttccccagcctgccctggtCCCATGGACTGGGGATGGGAGGTGCTCCCTCAgctgcctgcccccacccctgccatctCCCATAGATTTGCTGCCATGGAGCTCATCGTGCTGGGGCTTAAAAGGGCTGCTTTGATGTTGGTGAAGTCTGGGACGAAGTGATGTTTGGTCTTGGGTGCTAAGATGCTGAATTCCGCCCCTTCTTATTTCCCTGCTGTCTCCCTCTTGTCCCCTTCCCATGCTGCCCTACAGCTGCCGCCGGGGTTCCTGGCCTTTCCCTCCACCCTCTACCTCTGCCTGAtcctttccccaccaccaccgcaTCCTCATTTCTCCACCCCCTTACCTAGCCCCAGACCAGTCTCACTAAGAAGACTGGGTCCTAAGGGCTTGATGCACAGAGGTTCTGAGCTCTTGccgctcccattgacttcagctggagctgggggttgcTCAGTGGTTTTAGAAATCAGATGCTGGGTAGATAAACTGGGAGCAGGTGCATTATATCCCATTGCAGGAGGGGGTAGTGTACCCCTGGGGGATCTCTGATCAGGGAGGGTGTGTACAGGGGAAGGGTTTCCCCAAGTGCCTTCATCCAAGCCAATGGTGCCTTCTTATGCTAAGAGTGGATGGTGTTTGttgtggggcgggaggggaaacTGGGATATGTGGATATGGGAAGATGTTTACAGGTCCTTTTTAAGAACCCTCCAACACCATCCAAGCCAAAGACACACAGCACATGGAAGTGGGCACATGGAAGTTCCTCCTACATTTCTCACAGCTGGGGTGGAAGTTGTCTTTTGGTGCCACCTCAAGCATGGCAGGTGGCCTTCGTGTTAATCCTGCCCCAGGATCGTGGTGGAGCGGGCCACGATTGATCAGAAAGGAGGGGTACGTAGCAATTTCTGTTCATCCTCCTATGTGCCCCTAGGGAACGTCTACACTTGGAGCAAGGGGTGTGAGTCCCAGCTCGTGTAGacacttgtgctagctctcattcCGCTAGCATGCTGAAAACAGTAGTGTACACAGCCTGGCCAAGTACAAACCCTCCTGAACCCCGTGGGTGCAGACTCGGCCTGGCTAGACCCTTCCACcattctctgcagctcctgctacCCCAGCTACGCTGCTGTTTTTACTGTGCTAACTCCATGAGAACTAGGGCGAGCATCTCCGAGCTGCAGGGATTCGTAGCCCCATCCTGTCATGACCACAATGAGCTCAGCTGTTGTCTCTCCTGCCCCGCCagctaggagctggagaggaggcCAGTGCGGCCGGGGCTTGGACTGGGCACGTGTTGTTGGCTGATAGTTGCCAGTCTGTGTTTTGAAAGTTCTgtctattttaaacaaacaggaCATTTTGTTACCAGGTCCGAAATAAAATCTATGTAACCACACTCTGTCCAGCCCATGGGCAAGTTTGGGTTTCTTTCTTCTGCCACTCCCAGCAGGTGGCGCTGCAGGGAATGACAGCAccccagtcccagtctttcccaGCTGGGGGACTAGCACACAGGAGTACTGGCTGTGGGGTGAACAATGTGCTACTCTGGTCCCAGCCTCTGCCAGcaaggagtggggcaggagcgcTGAGGGGAAGTAGAGCTGTAGAGAGTGGTGCCCTGGCTGCTGGGAGATGGATGGTGTGGGAGGTGCTGCTAGGCAAGGACAGCTGCTGCAAGCCTTGTGGGAGGGAGTCTTTGCCAACACCCTGGCTAagccctttcctctcctctctgtgCCCAGCTGTCAGGATAGGGATTCCCAGAGCTTCTTATATTACAGTTGGGTTTTAGGCAACAAGCTCTGGTGTCTTAGGGAGGGAGGATTAAAGTCCATGAAGCTGTCTGTGCTCATCCCTCACCACCTGGAGCCCCCAGAAACCCCAGGGATGAACAGGGGTGTGTAGCAGGACAGGGGAGAGGAGTTGTGCTGCCATCCCCCACTGTGCTCGGTAGGAGAAGGGCCGGTTCCCCTGCTGGGTTACAGTCCCCCAGGGGCTGGGAGTTCAGGACATGCCAGGGGGGAGTGGGGATACCATCCAGCAGGGTAGGAGCAAGAAGGGGTTGGAGCCCCAGAGCTCTCCCCCTCTTTGGATGTGAATGGAGCGCTGGGATAGCCCAGCAGCTGCGTGGGGTCCCATCCCCTCACCCCTGCAGGCTGATCAGTGCCTCTCAATTCCCTGCTGCTCCAGGGGTCTCGGGCATTGGCGCACCTCGTTCTCTCCTGGTCTCTGCCTCTGGCACACACTGGCCAGGTCTCCTGCAGGCTGTAATACTTTGCTGGTTGGGTTTAGcaggtgggtgctgggtggtggtggtgtggtgtgcaggcctgtggcgtgcaggaggtcaggctagctGACCTGATGTATCTttgtggccttaaactctaggactcTGGCAGCCCCACTTGTGGCCCAGGGCCCCGTtacactaggcactgtacagtcaCAGAGCGGaaaggggtggggtcctgggggctgTGTCTGGCTAGGCTGTGTGGACTCAGTAtcaccctcaccccacctctcTCCCATGTCCCTTGTTTGCTTATCCTCTCTATCCCTGTATCTGAAGCTTCCAATTCCTCCCCATGCCCGTGTCTGGGTCTCCAGCTGTTATATGATACAGGCTGAAGACTCCAAGCTCTTGCTTTTTGGCCTTTTTAACCCTTCAGTGCCTGGGCAGGTTTATTTCTGCCCTGGCAGGGTGCGGGTGAAGTAGGGTCCATGGCAGCCTGTGctctcccagagcctgagggCAGAGCCAACCAGCTGCAGCTCCTTGCTGCTGGCTGGCTCCTCTCGGTGGGGGGAAGAGCAAGAGCACTGGGCGTGAGCTCTCAGTGGCTCCCAGCACTCCTCTGGTGCCCGGGGGGCTCTGGCAGGCTGCAGACCTCGGCGCaggccctgctgcagctgggctgggggagccgcAGGGCAACAGCTTATGGCACTCTCAAGAATCCACTTGCTCTGTCCTGGCTGTCTGGTTATTTACAAAGCACCAGTCACCAGGGGGCTGAGCTGTGGGCTGAGCTGTCCCCACCTCTGTCTGTCCCTGTGGCTCTCTCTAGCTGTCtgcccagggccagatttacatcTTCAGCGCTCCCCCCGCAGCTGATCTTTGTGTTGCACACAAttttagagagagaagggcaCCCCTAGAATGCTGGTGCCCCTAGGCACATGTCTACTGTGTctaattggaaatccagccctgtGTCTGCCTGCCTATCTGTCCATGTGGGTCTCTTgctgtctgcctgtctgtccctttCACCTTCCCTCACTCTCTTTCCTACCAATCTTCCTTGCTGCCTCTTGCTCTCTTTTACTCTTTCTCCTTCTGCCTGTTTTTACCTACTGCTCATGTTCTCTCTCCTTTGCACttcctctcctgttgctccctTGATCCGTCCTGTCCCTGTTATAGCCTGTATGATACTGGAGCCCCGAGCCCGAATCAGTGTTTCAGGAGCCATGGCACCAGGCTCTGTACACACAGCAcgggagccagccccagccccagccccaagcaGCTTCCAATCTCCCATGCACAGGGAAGCACCAATCCTGCCTCCAACTGACAcagcctgtcccctcccccctcactggCTTGCCCTGTCCATCCTCGGCTCCTTCTGCGCCTTGCTTGGCCGTCTCCAGCGCTCGCAGTCATTCCATTTGTCTCTTCCTCCTTCTATAGCTTCTCACTCATCcccttcctctttcccctccttCATTTCCTTGCTCACACCTTCTCTTGTTCATTTTCTGCCATTATCTCGCTCTCTCCATTCTCCCATCTCTCCCTCACCCTCTGTCCCTCTCTACTGCTCCCTGCCTTGTTCTTTCCATCTCgacctctttctctccctctctggctgcttccctcctgcctctggctccaCCTAGGCCCCGTGTATTGCTGTTACTCTGGGATTCGCATTACTTTAGCCGCTTTTCCAGGCCCCCTGcagtgctaggcgctgtaccGGGGGCGGCACTAGGATGCCGGCTGGAAAAGGAGGGGTTTAGGACCCGGCCGGGGCGCCAGGCGAGCAGCCCatgtgctccctccctccccatccctctatTGTCTGGGAGCGGCAGCCCCGAGCTGCCGGCTGCAGACGGAGGCGCGGCCCGGGCGCACGGACAGAGCGGGCGCGACGCTCGGGGGCCGGGGCATGCTGCGGGTGCAGGGCGCGGGCGGGGGGATCTGAGCCCCGCGCCAGCCCCAtggccccagggcaggcagggatgggCCCCCCACGGCTCGCTGCCCCCCTGGCCTCCGGACGCGGCTGCCTTGTTCTGCTGGCCGCACTGCTGGCCCTGCAGACGGCGAGAGGTGAGTGTGCGGGCTCGGGGTGCGCCCCTCGCTTGGCGCCCCACGGACACCCCGGCAGCGCCGCTGAGACCCCCCCGCGCCGGGCTTCCCCGGGCCCGCCGAGCTCCGTCGGACCCCGCAGGAGCCGTGCGCCTTGCGCGCCCCGCCCCCGTGGGATGCAGGggggacccctgccccagtgACCCGGTTCTGAGCCGCATTAGACCTGTGCGGCCCCGGCCCCAATCACCTAGGACTGAGCCCCATTGGACCCTtgagccccccgctccccccgtgGTATCTAGTGGGGACCCCGTCCCAGTGACTCAGTTCTGAGCCCCAAAGGACCCGTGCAACACCCCCCATGGGATCCAGTGGGGACCCTAGTTGCAGTACCTGGCT comes from Lepidochelys kempii isolate rLepKem1 chromosome 6, rLepKem1.hap2, whole genome shotgun sequence and encodes:
- the TMEM109 gene encoding voltage-gated monoatomic cation channel TMEM109 isoform X3; translated protein: MTGWDPTVWCCRQALLQRAVAILMSVAFLHVAMASTQHYHREAWREAAVRADFLSQLAQGMRETLEEWIGRDTLQLVTENVSAGFWIVSSGISAGLIILSGIAGQILSAFGVNGDHVVQPLKLGPAQVQTLLLWGLAAVVGYWLLSQLLGLLLSILGRVLWGLKVVVFLGCFLLIVSAAPSPSVQALLLLCLLTLYALLGRLSGARRAGSQLEAKVRNLEWQVEELRRRQRRVSPRNLEQDE